A region from the Onthophagus taurus isolate NC chromosome 8, IU_Otau_3.0, whole genome shotgun sequence genome encodes:
- the LOC111425272 gene encoding uncharacterized protein isoform X8 yields MVYKNTVTILILTLIGFASAQRKISRNSQPVEETKPEVNFHCPEEFGYYPHPTDCTLYHVCFFGRPVLESCTGGLMYSPELQTCDWPRNVGCDGSSDVSVTSIVSSSSIPSRSSESRTRYTAPPPPPPAQPAAIVTSRGQPKSLHHTEIIKQPRYYDDDDDEPISDQISDRQQRINRGQPKKVSDVQRDRDGLGLANAIPSYSGRGEKISSISFGTQQQNLNTYRVEEASVVPQKAPTITSAKSYNTSHYDSTQYDPYYNIYDEVELYRDVDYPQHYNTNNGGRQSSQTTYRGTPAPAIQVIPTQEDVSSKRHRTNIYIQNPYQTQDIYQQPTVSEYSDEAYVDDHTNYRQTSRQPTNSTQTVDINQTVPLTPSTTFDPLPDIDNDTISENSDTETNETSTLGSSGKGLANFISSSTTQPPAYHFITKASKSTPVASTPNYIENYTYRPRVRVHRKNRVIAPTTYAPPKFFLKSVFLSPSSTTTKYSTKYSTRYSPTTPPTTTTTILTTTTRFSTTSKPTSTTTNYIYPSFNVENLDNVDTSTIRQNRIIKTIRKFINPIAINNEFAGTTKNYEHPSREGISIENYVNRNFQDNFDDEYFEPNVTTSSRYVPIPTKSTTRTTTTTTTPKPTTTTPKPTTTPKPTTTPKPTTTPKPTTTTPKPTTTTPQPTTTTSPKPITTTILPDLNQQPYDEPNLYVGPNEKKFRPTVEFPSPEDLLTRQDQPKLEPDLPQPYKPKPIVKPDSLTKPTLPTRTSRVNNAIKSLIALGGTRRPNTKCTDAKCNELNQRSHTRGRGSAHYSVSDTGVQVNRGTPPPRSRSTLKPSTSIVSKAQEFVDIYRFPPRRPDTIYPQPVPDKAAAKCRKDVCLLPDCSCGGKEIPGDIPVDQVPQIVLLTFDDSVNDLNKGLYSDLFEKGRVNPNGCPIAATFYVSHEWTDYSQVQNLYADGHEIASHTVSHSFGEQFTQKKWTKEVAGQREILAAYGGVKLEDVRGMRAPFLSVGGNKMFKMLYDSNFTYDSSMPIYENKPPSWPYTLDYKLFHDCMIPPCPTRSYPGVWEVPMVMWQDLNGGRCSMGDACSHPADADGVVKLLMKNFQRHYTTNRAPFGLFYHAAYFTKDHHKEGFIKFLDTINSLKDVWLVTNWQALQWVRDPTPISRLNGFQPFQCNYSDRPKRCNNPKVCNLWHKSGVRYMRTCQPCPDIYPWTGNTGIRSSKIDNDIED; encoded by the exons ATGGTGTACAAAAACACCGTAACCATACTGATATTAACCCTAATCG GTTTCGCGTCTGCACAAAGAAAGATCAGCAGGAACTCGCAGCCCGTCGAGGAAACGAAACCGGAGGTGAATTTCCATTGTCCGGAAGAATTCGGATACTACCCACATCCGACCGATTGTACATTGTACCATGTATGCTTTTTCGGAAGGCCTGTATTGGAATCCTGCACTGGGGGATTAATGTACAGCCCCGAATTACAAACATGTGATTGGCCGAGAAATGTCGGTTGCGATGGTTCTTCCGACGTTTCAGTGACATCTATAGTATCTTCTTCGAGCATACCCAGCAGATCATCCGAATCTAGAACTAGATATACAGCTCCACCTCCTCCACCACCCGCTCAACCCGCAGCTATTGTGACATCTAGAGGACAACCGAAAAGTTTACACCACACCGAAATTATTAAG CAACCTCGCTATTACGACGACGATGATGACGAGCCGATCTCCGACCAAATTAGCGATAGACAACAAAGAATCAATCGGGGGCAACCGAAAAAGGTCAGCGACGTACAGAGGGATAGGGACGGATTAGGGTTGGCTAACGCTATTCCG TCGTACAGCGGTCGGGGAGAAAAAATTAGTTCGATTTCCTTCGGAACTCAACAACAGAACCTGAACACGTATAG AGTCGAAGAGGCCAGTGTCGTTCCGCAAAAAGCACCCACCATCACCTCCGCCAAAAGCTACAACACCAGTCACTACGACTCCACACAATATGATCCTTACTACAATATATATGATGAGGTCGAACTCTACAGAGATGTTG ATTATCCTCAACATTACAACACCAACAATGGTGGAAGACAATCTTCTCAAACAACGTACCGAGGAACGCCGGCACCTGCCATCCAAGTAATCCCAACTCAAGAAGATGTATCATCAAAACGGCACAGAACTAACATCTACATTCAAAATCCGTACCAAACTCAAGATATTTACCAACAACCCACTGTTTCAGAATACAGTGACGAAGCATAC GTTGACGATCACACCAATTACAGACAAACAAGTAGACAACCAACAAA CTCAACACAAACAGTGGATATAAACCAAACCGTACCGCTCACACCATCCACAACCTTCGATCCTCTCCCAGACATAGACAATGACACAATAAGCGAGAACAGTGATACAGAGACAAACGAAACTAGCACGCTTGGGTCTAGTGGGAAAGggttagcaaattttatttcatccaGCACCACACAGCCGCCAGCTTATCACTTTATTACCAAAGCGTCTAAGTCAACTCCAGTTGCTTCGACCCCTAATTATATAGAGAACTATACTTATAGACCTAGGGTTAGAGTGCACAGAAAAAATAGGGTCATTGCGCCGACCACTTATGCACCACCAAAATTCTTTCTTAAATCTGTCTTTCTATCGCCTTCTTCAACTACTACTAAGTATTCTACAAAGTATTCAACAAGATATTCCCCAACCACCCCACCCACTACCACCACCACTATTTTAACAACAACAACTAGATTTAGTACTACTTCAAAACCCACATCAACAACTACTAACTATATTTATCCATCATTTAACGTAGAAAATTTGGATAACGTAGATACTAGCACAATTAGACAAAACAGGATCATCAAAACAATCAGGAAATTCATAAACCCCATTGCTATTAATAACGAATTCGCGGGTACGACTAAAAATTACGAACACCCGAGTCGCGAAGGTATTTCTATTGAGAATTACGTCAACAGAAACTTTCAGGATAATTTCGATGACGAATATTTTGAACCTAATGTTACGACTTCGAGCAGGTACGTTCCGATTCCAACCAAATCGacaactagaactaccacaaCAACTACAACACCAAAACCTACGACGACAACACCAAAACCTACAACGACACCAAAACCTACAACGACACCCAAACCTACGACGACACCCAAACCTACGACGACAACTCCAAAACCTACGACGACAACACCACAACCTACGACTACAACCTCTCCAAAACCAATTACAACCACAATTCTTCCTGACTTAAATCAACAACCTTACGACGAACCAAATTTGTATGTTGGACcgaatgaaaagaaatttagaCCGACTGTAGAATTTCCAAGTCCAGAGGACTTATTAACTCGACAGGACCAACCGAAACTCGAACCAGATCTTCCACAACCTTACAAACCAAAACCAATCGTGAAACCGGACTCGTTGACCAAACCAACCCTCCCAACTAGAACGTCCCGGGTAAATAATGCCATAAAGTCGTTGATAGCTCTCGGCGGAACGCGCAGGCCGAACACCAAATGTACCGATGCTAAATGCAACGAACTGAACCAGAG ATCTCACACCAGGGGTAGAGGTTCTGCCCATTACAGTGTTAGTGATACTGGAGTACAAGTTAATAGAGGAACACCACCACC GCGCAGTCGATCAACTCTAAAACCATCAACATCTATCGTTTCTAAAGCCCAAGAATTTGTTGATATATACAGATTCCCACCTCGACGCCCAGATACAATTTATCCCCAACCAGTTCCAGATAAAGCAGCAGCAAAATGTAGAAAAGATGTTTGTTTATTACCAGATTGCAGTTGTGGCGGAAAAGAAATACCCG GAGATATACCTGTCGATCAAGTGCCGCAAATTGTACTATTGACATTTGACGACTCCGTTAATGATTTGAACAAGGGACTCTATAGCGATCTTTTCGAAAAGGGAAGGGTGAATCCTAACGGTTGTCCGATCGCAGCTACCTTCTACGTTTCCCACGAGTGGACCGATTACAGTCAGGTTCAGAACTTATACGCTGACGGCCACGAAATCGCTTCACATACCGTTTC GCATAGTTTTGGAGAACAATTTACCCAAAAGAAATGGACTAAAGAAGTCGCTGGACAAAGAGAGATTTTAGCAGCTTATGGAGGTGTTAAACTAGAAGATGTCCGAGGAATGAGAGCCCCCTTCTTATCT gTTGGTGGCaacaaaatgttcaaaatgttatacGACTCCAACTTTACCTACGACTCTTCCATGCCTATTTATGAAAACAAACCACCCAGTTGGCCTTACACTCTGGATTACAAACTTTTCCACGACTGCATGATCCCACCTTGCCCCACAAGATCATACCCGGGAGTATGGGAAGTCCCCATGGTGATGTGGCAAGATTTAAACGGCGGACGATGCTCGATGGGCGATGCTTGCAGTCACCCCGCTGACGCTGACGGAGTCgtcaaattattaatgaaaaacttCCAAAGGCATTACACAACGAATCGTGCCCCATTCGGGTTGTTTTATCACGCCGCTTACTTTACTAAGGACCACCACAAAGaaggatttattaaattcttgGATACTATCAATTCTTTGAAGGACGTTTGGTTGGTTACTAATTGGCAAGCTCTCCAATGGGTAAGGGATCCTACACCGATTTCGAGATTAAATGGTTTCCAACCTTTCCAATGCAATTACAGC GATCGTCCAAAGAGATGTAATAATCCGAAGGTGTGCAATTTGTGGCATAAATCTGGAGTGAGATATATGAGAACTTGCCAACCATGCCCCGATATTTACCCGTGGACTGGAAACACGGGAATACGCAGTAGTAAAATAGATAATGATATTGAAGATTAA
- the LOC111425272 gene encoding mucin-4 isoform X7, giving the protein MVYKNTVTILILTLIGFASAQRKISRNSQPVEETKPEVNFHCPEEFGYYPHPTDCTLYHVCFFGRPVLESCTGGLMYSPELQTCDWPRNVGCDGSSDVSVTSIVSSSSIPSRSSESRTRYTAPPPPPPAQPAAIVTSRGQPKSLHHTEIIKQPRYYDDDDDEPISDQISDRQQRINRGQPKKVSDVQRDRDGLGLANAIPSYSGRGEKISSISFGTQQQNLNTYRVEEASVVPQKAPTITSAKSYNTSHYDSTQYDPYYNIYDEVELYRDVDYPQHYNTNNGGRQSSQTTYRGTPAPAIQVIPTQEDVSSKRHRTNIYIQNPYQTQDIYQQPTVSEYSDEAYVDDHTNYRQTSRQPTNPRGESYDLNYLEENATTKRTTTTARTTTTTTTTTTTTTPRLNPSPKSTTPTSSTQTVDINQTVPLTPSTTFDPLPDIDNDTISENSDTETNETSTLGSSGKGLANFISSSTTQPPAYHFITKASKSTPVASTPNYIENYTYRPRVRVHRKNRVIAPTTYAPPKFFLKSVFLSPSSTTTKYSTKYSTRYSPTTPPTTTTTILTTTTRFSTTSKPTSTTTNYIYPSFNVENLDNVDTSTIRQNRIIKTIRKFINPIAINNEFAGTTKNYEHPSREGISIENYVNRNFQDNFDDEYFEPNVTTSSRYVPIPTKSTTRTTTTTTTPKPTTTTPKPTTTTPKPTTTTPQPTTTTSPKPITTTILPDLNQQPYDEPNLYVGPNEKKFRPTVEFPSPEDLLTRQDQPKLEPDLPQPYKPKPIVKPDSLTKPTLPTRTSRVNNAIKSLIALGGTRRPNTKCTDAKCNELNQRSHTRGRGSAHYSVSDTGVQVNRGTPPPRSRSTLKPSTSIVSKAQEFVDIYRFPPRRPDTIYPQPVPDKAAAKCRKDVCLLPDCSCGGKEIPGDIPVDQVPQIVLLTFDDSVNDLNKGLYSDLFEKGRVNPNGCPIAATFYVSHEWTDYSQVQNLYADGHEIASHTVSHSFGEQFTQKKWTKEVAGQREILAAYGGVKLEDVRGMRAPFLSVGGNKMFKMLYDSNFTYDSSMPIYENKPPSWPYTLDYKLFHDCMIPPCPTRSYPGVWEVPMVMWQDLNGGRCSMGDACSHPADADGVVKLLMKNFQRHYTTNRAPFGLFYHAAYFTKDHHKEGFIKFLDTINSLKDVWLVTNWQALQWVRDPTPISRLNGFQPFQCNYSDRPKRCNNPKVCNLWHKSGVRYMRTCQPCPDIYPWTGNTGIRSSKIDNDIED; this is encoded by the exons ATGGTGTACAAAAACACCGTAACCATACTGATATTAACCCTAATCG GTTTCGCGTCTGCACAAAGAAAGATCAGCAGGAACTCGCAGCCCGTCGAGGAAACGAAACCGGAGGTGAATTTCCATTGTCCGGAAGAATTCGGATACTACCCACATCCGACCGATTGTACATTGTACCATGTATGCTTTTTCGGAAGGCCTGTATTGGAATCCTGCACTGGGGGATTAATGTACAGCCCCGAATTACAAACATGTGATTGGCCGAGAAATGTCGGTTGCGATGGTTCTTCCGACGTTTCAGTGACATCTATAGTATCTTCTTCGAGCATACCCAGCAGATCATCCGAATCTAGAACTAGATATACAGCTCCACCTCCTCCACCACCCGCTCAACCCGCAGCTATTGTGACATCTAGAGGACAACCGAAAAGTTTACACCACACCGAAATTATTAAG CAACCTCGCTATTACGACGACGATGATGACGAGCCGATCTCCGACCAAATTAGCGATAGACAACAAAGAATCAATCGGGGGCAACCGAAAAAGGTCAGCGACGTACAGAGGGATAGGGACGGATTAGGGTTGGCTAACGCTATTCCG TCGTACAGCGGTCGGGGAGAAAAAATTAGTTCGATTTCCTTCGGAACTCAACAACAGAACCTGAACACGTATAG AGTCGAAGAGGCCAGTGTCGTTCCGCAAAAAGCACCCACCATCACCTCCGCCAAAAGCTACAACACCAGTCACTACGACTCCACACAATATGATCCTTACTACAATATATATGATGAGGTCGAACTCTACAGAGATGTTG ATTATCCTCAACATTACAACACCAACAATGGTGGAAGACAATCTTCTCAAACAACGTACCGAGGAACGCCGGCACCTGCCATCCAAGTAATCCCAACTCAAGAAGATGTATCATCAAAACGGCACAGAACTAACATCTACATTCAAAATCCGTACCAAACTCAAGATATTTACCAACAACCCACTGTTTCAGAATACAGTGACGAAGCATAC GTTGACGATCACACCAATTACAGACAAACAAGTAGACAACCAACAAA cCCTAGGGGTGAGAGTTATGATCTCAATTACTTAGAGGAGAACGCCACCACGAAAAGAACTACAACTACCGCTAGAACTACCACTACTActaccaccaccaccacaaCGACGACCCCGCGATTAAATCCTAGCCCAAAGAGCACGACTCCAACAAG CTCAACACAAACAGTGGATATAAACCAAACCGTACCGCTCACACCATCCACAACCTTCGATCCTCTCCCAGACATAGACAATGACACAATAAGCGAGAACAGTGATACAGAGACAAACGAAACTAGCACGCTTGGGTCTAGTGGGAAAGggttagcaaattttatttcatccaGCACCACACAGCCGCCAGCTTATCACTTTATTACCAAAGCGTCTAAGTCAACTCCAGTTGCTTCGACCCCTAATTATATAGAGAACTATACTTATAGACCTAGGGTTAGAGTGCACAGAAAAAATAGGGTCATTGCGCCGACCACTTATGCACCACCAAAATTCTTTCTTAAATCTGTCTTTCTATCGCCTTCTTCAACTACTACTAAGTATTCTACAAAGTATTCAACAAGATATTCCCCAACCACCCCACCCACTACCACCACCACTATTTTAACAACAACAACTAGATTTAGTACTACTTCAAAACCCACATCAACAACTACTAACTATATTTATCCATCATTTAACGTAGAAAATTTGGATAACGTAGATACTAGCACAATTAGACAAAACAGGATCATCAAAACAATCAGGAAATTCATAAACCCCATTGCTATTAATAACGAATTCGCGGGTACGACTAAAAATTACGAACACCCGAGTCGCGAAGGTATTTCTATTGAGAATTACGTCAACAGAAACTTTCAGGATAATTTCGATGACGAATATTTTGAACCTAATGTTACGACTTCGAGCAGGTACGTTCCGATTCCAACCAAATCGacaactagaactaccacaaCAACTACAACACCAAAACCTACGACGACAACACCAAAAC CTACGACGACAACTCCAAAACCTACGACGACAACACCACAACCTACGACTACAACCTCTCCAAAACCAATTACAACCACAATTCTTCCTGACTTAAATCAACAACCTTACGACGAACCAAATTTGTATGTTGGACcgaatgaaaagaaatttagaCCGACTGTAGAATTTCCAAGTCCAGAGGACTTATTAACTCGACAGGACCAACCGAAACTCGAACCAGATCTTCCACAACCTTACAAACCAAAACCAATCGTGAAACCGGACTCGTTGACCAAACCAACCCTCCCAACTAGAACGTCCCGGGTAAATAATGCCATAAAGTCGTTGATAGCTCTCGGCGGAACGCGCAGGCCGAACACCAAATGTACCGATGCTAAATGCAACGAACTGAACCAGAG ATCTCACACCAGGGGTAGAGGTTCTGCCCATTACAGTGTTAGTGATACTGGAGTACAAGTTAATAGAGGAACACCACCACC GCGCAGTCGATCAACTCTAAAACCATCAACATCTATCGTTTCTAAAGCCCAAGAATTTGTTGATATATACAGATTCCCACCTCGACGCCCAGATACAATTTATCCCCAACCAGTTCCAGATAAAGCAGCAGCAAAATGTAGAAAAGATGTTTGTTTATTACCAGATTGCAGTTGTGGCGGAAAAGAAATACCCG GAGATATACCTGTCGATCAAGTGCCGCAAATTGTACTATTGACATTTGACGACTCCGTTAATGATTTGAACAAGGGACTCTATAGCGATCTTTTCGAAAAGGGAAGGGTGAATCCTAACGGTTGTCCGATCGCAGCTACCTTCTACGTTTCCCACGAGTGGACCGATTACAGTCAGGTTCAGAACTTATACGCTGACGGCCACGAAATCGCTTCACATACCGTTTC GCATAGTTTTGGAGAACAATTTACCCAAAAGAAATGGACTAAAGAAGTCGCTGGACAAAGAGAGATTTTAGCAGCTTATGGAGGTGTTAAACTAGAAGATGTCCGAGGAATGAGAGCCCCCTTCTTATCT gTTGGTGGCaacaaaatgttcaaaatgttatacGACTCCAACTTTACCTACGACTCTTCCATGCCTATTTATGAAAACAAACCACCCAGTTGGCCTTACACTCTGGATTACAAACTTTTCCACGACTGCATGATCCCACCTTGCCCCACAAGATCATACCCGGGAGTATGGGAAGTCCCCATGGTGATGTGGCAAGATTTAAACGGCGGACGATGCTCGATGGGCGATGCTTGCAGTCACCCCGCTGACGCTGACGGAGTCgtcaaattattaatgaaaaacttCCAAAGGCATTACACAACGAATCGTGCCCCATTCGGGTTGTTTTATCACGCCGCTTACTTTACTAAGGACCACCACAAAGaaggatttattaaattcttgGATACTATCAATTCTTTGAAGGACGTTTGGTTGGTTACTAATTGGCAAGCTCTCCAATGGGTAAGGGATCCTACACCGATTTCGAGATTAAATGGTTTCCAACCTTTCCAATGCAATTACAGC GATCGTCCAAAGAGATGTAATAATCCGAAGGTGTGCAATTTGTGGCATAAATCTGGAGTGAGATATATGAGAACTTGCCAACCATGCCCCGATATTTACCCGTGGACTGGAAACACGGGAATACGCAGTAGTAAAATAGATAATGATATTGAAGATTAA
- the LOC111425272 gene encoding mucin-4 isoform X5 yields MVYKNTVTILILTLIGFASAQRKISRNSQPVEETKPEVNFHCPEEFGYYPHPTDCTLYHVCFFGRPVLESCTGGLMYSPELQTCDWPRNVGCDGSSDVSVTSIVSSSSIPSRSSESRTRYTAPPPPPPAQPAAIVTSRGQPKSLHHTEIIKQPRYYDDDDDEPISDQISDRQQRINRGQPKKVSDVQRDRDGLGLANAIPSYSGRGEKISSISFGTQQQNLNTYRVEEASVVPQKAPTITSAKSYNTSHYDSTQYDPYYNIYDEVELYRDVDYPQHYNTNNGGRQSSQTTYRGTPAPAIQVIPTQEDVSSKRHRTNIYIQNPYQTQDIYQQPTVSEYSDEAYVDDHTNYRQTSRQPTNPRGESYDLNYLEENATTKRTTTTARTTTTTTTTTTTTTPRLNPSPKSTTPTSSTQTVDINQTVPLTPSTTFDPLPDIDNDTISENSDTETNETSTLGSSGKGLANFISSSTTQPPAYHFITKASKSTPVASTPNYIENYTYRPRVRVHRKNRVIAPTTYAPPKFFLKSVFLSPSSTTTKYSTKYSTRYSPTTPPTTTTTILTTTTRFSTTSKPTSTTTNYIYPSFNVENLDNVDTSTIRQNRIIKTIRKFINPIAINNEFAGTTKNYEHPSREGISIENYVNRNFQDNFDDEYFEPNVTTSSRYVPIPTKSTTRTTTTTTTPKPTTTTPKPTTTPKPTTTTPKPTTTTPQPTTTTSPKPITTTILPDLNQQPYDEPNLYVGPNEKKFRPTVEFPSPEDLLTRQDQPKLEPDLPQPYKPKPIVKPDSLTKPTLPTRTSRVNNAIKSLIALGGTRRPNTKCTDAKCNELNQRSHTRGRGSAHYSVSDTGVQVNRGTPPPRSRSTLKPSTSIVSKAQEFVDIYRFPPRRPDTIYPQPVPDKAAAKCRKDVCLLPDCSCGGKEIPGDIPVDQVPQIVLLTFDDSVNDLNKGLYSDLFEKGRVNPNGCPIAATFYVSHEWTDYSQVQNLYADGHEIASHTVSHSFGEQFTQKKWTKEVAGQREILAAYGGVKLEDVRGMRAPFLSVGGNKMFKMLYDSNFTYDSSMPIYENKPPSWPYTLDYKLFHDCMIPPCPTRSYPGVWEVPMVMWQDLNGGRCSMGDACSHPADADGVVKLLMKNFQRHYTTNRAPFGLFYHAAYFTKDHHKEGFIKFLDTINSLKDVWLVTNWQALQWVRDPTPISRLNGFQPFQCNYSDRPKRCNNPKVCNLWHKSGVRYMRTCQPCPDIYPWTGNTGIRSSKIDNDIED; encoded by the exons ATGGTGTACAAAAACACCGTAACCATACTGATATTAACCCTAATCG GTTTCGCGTCTGCACAAAGAAAGATCAGCAGGAACTCGCAGCCCGTCGAGGAAACGAAACCGGAGGTGAATTTCCATTGTCCGGAAGAATTCGGATACTACCCACATCCGACCGATTGTACATTGTACCATGTATGCTTTTTCGGAAGGCCTGTATTGGAATCCTGCACTGGGGGATTAATGTACAGCCCCGAATTACAAACATGTGATTGGCCGAGAAATGTCGGTTGCGATGGTTCTTCCGACGTTTCAGTGACATCTATAGTATCTTCTTCGAGCATACCCAGCAGATCATCCGAATCTAGAACTAGATATACAGCTCCACCTCCTCCACCACCCGCTCAACCCGCAGCTATTGTGACATCTAGAGGACAACCGAAAAGTTTACACCACACCGAAATTATTAAG CAACCTCGCTATTACGACGACGATGATGACGAGCCGATCTCCGACCAAATTAGCGATAGACAACAAAGAATCAATCGGGGGCAACCGAAAAAGGTCAGCGACGTACAGAGGGATAGGGACGGATTAGGGTTGGCTAACGCTATTCCG TCGTACAGCGGTCGGGGAGAAAAAATTAGTTCGATTTCCTTCGGAACTCAACAACAGAACCTGAACACGTATAG AGTCGAAGAGGCCAGTGTCGTTCCGCAAAAAGCACCCACCATCACCTCCGCCAAAAGCTACAACACCAGTCACTACGACTCCACACAATATGATCCTTACTACAATATATATGATGAGGTCGAACTCTACAGAGATGTTG ATTATCCTCAACATTACAACACCAACAATGGTGGAAGACAATCTTCTCAAACAACGTACCGAGGAACGCCGGCACCTGCCATCCAAGTAATCCCAACTCAAGAAGATGTATCATCAAAACGGCACAGAACTAACATCTACATTCAAAATCCGTACCAAACTCAAGATATTTACCAACAACCCACTGTTTCAGAATACAGTGACGAAGCATAC GTTGACGATCACACCAATTACAGACAAACAAGTAGACAACCAACAAA cCCTAGGGGTGAGAGTTATGATCTCAATTACTTAGAGGAGAACGCCACCACGAAAAGAACTACAACTACCGCTAGAACTACCACTACTActaccaccaccaccacaaCGACGACCCCGCGATTAAATCCTAGCCCAAAGAGCACGACTCCAACAAG CTCAACACAAACAGTGGATATAAACCAAACCGTACCGCTCACACCATCCACAACCTTCGATCCTCTCCCAGACATAGACAATGACACAATAAGCGAGAACAGTGATACAGAGACAAACGAAACTAGCACGCTTGGGTCTAGTGGGAAAGggttagcaaattttatttcatccaGCACCACACAGCCGCCAGCTTATCACTTTATTACCAAAGCGTCTAAGTCAACTCCAGTTGCTTCGACCCCTAATTATATAGAGAACTATACTTATAGACCTAGGGTTAGAGTGCACAGAAAAAATAGGGTCATTGCGCCGACCACTTATGCACCACCAAAATTCTTTCTTAAATCTGTCTTTCTATCGCCTTCTTCAACTACTACTAAGTATTCTACAAAGTATTCAACAAGATATTCCCCAACCACCCCACCCACTACCACCACCACTATTTTAACAACAACAACTAGATTTAGTACTACTTCAAAACCCACATCAACAACTACTAACTATATTTATCCATCATTTAACGTAGAAAATTTGGATAACGTAGATACTAGCACAATTAGACAAAACAGGATCATCAAAACAATCAGGAAATTCATAAACCCCATTGCTATTAATAACGAATTCGCGGGTACGACTAAAAATTACGAACACCCGAGTCGCGAAGGTATTTCTATTGAGAATTACGTCAACAGAAACTTTCAGGATAATTTCGATGACGAATATTTTGAACCTAATGTTACGACTTCGAGCAGGTACGTTCCGATTCCAACCAAATCGacaactagaactaccacaaCAACTACAACACCAAAACCTACGACGACAACACCAAAAC CTACGACGACACCCAAACCTACGACGACAACTCCAAAACCTACGACGACAACACCACAACCTACGACTACAACCTCTCCAAAACCAATTACAACCACAATTCTTCCTGACTTAAATCAACAACCTTACGACGAACCAAATTTGTATGTTGGACcgaatgaaaagaaatttagaCCGACTGTAGAATTTCCAAGTCCAGAGGACTTATTAACTCGACAGGACCAACCGAAACTCGAACCAGATCTTCCACAACCTTACAAACCAAAACCAATCGTGAAACCGGACTCGTTGACCAAACCAACCCTCCCAACTAGAACGTCCCGGGTAAATAATGCCATAAAGTCGTTGATAGCTCTCGGCGGAACGCGCAGGCCGAACACCAAATGTACCGATGCTAAATGCAACGAACTGAACCAGAG ATCTCACACCAGGGGTAGAGGTTCTGCCCATTACAGTGTTAGTGATACTGGAGTACAAGTTAATAGAGGAACACCACCACC GCGCAGTCGATCAACTCTAAAACCATCAACATCTATCGTTTCTAAAGCCCAAGAATTTGTTGATATATACAGATTCCCACCTCGACGCCCAGATACAATTTATCCCCAACCAGTTCCAGATAAAGCAGCAGCAAAATGTAGAAAAGATGTTTGTTTATTACCAGATTGCAGTTGTGGCGGAAAAGAAATACCCG GAGATATACCTGTCGATCAAGTGCCGCAAATTGTACTATTGACATTTGACGACTCCGTTAATGATTTGAACAAGGGACTCTATAGCGATCTTTTCGAAAAGGGAAGGGTGAATCCTAACGGTTGTCCGATCGCAGCTACCTTCTACGTTTCCCACGAGTGGACCGATTACAGTCAGGTTCAGAACTTATACGCTGACGGCCACGAAATCGCTTCACATACCGTTTC GCATAGTTTTGGAGAACAATTTACCCAAAAGAAATGGACTAAAGAAGTCGCTGGACAAAGAGAGATTTTAGCAGCTTATGGAGGTGTTAAACTAGAAGATGTCCGAGGAATGAGAGCCCCCTTCTTATCT gTTGGTGGCaacaaaatgttcaaaatgttatacGACTCCAACTTTACCTACGACTCTTCCATGCCTATTTATGAAAACAAACCACCCAGTTGGCCTTACACTCTGGATTACAAACTTTTCCACGACTGCATGATCCCACCTTGCCCCACAAGATCATACCCGGGAGTATGGGAAGTCCCCATGGTGATGTGGCAAGATTTAAACGGCGGACGATGCTCGATGGGCGATGCTTGCAGTCACCCCGCTGACGCTGACGGAGTCgtcaaattattaatgaaaaacttCCAAAGGCATTACACAACGAATCGTGCCCCATTCGGGTTGTTTTATCACGCCGCTTACTTTACTAAGGACCACCACAAAGaaggatttattaaattcttgGATACTATCAATTCTTTGAAGGACGTTTGGTTGGTTACTAATTGGCAAGCTCTCCAATGGGTAAGGGATCCTACACCGATTTCGAGATTAAATGGTTTCCAACCTTTCCAATGCAATTACAGC GATCGTCCAAAGAGATGTAATAATCCGAAGGTGTGCAATTTGTGGCATAAATCTGGAGTGAGATATATGAGAACTTGCCAACCATGCCCCGATATTTACCCGTGGACTGGAAACACGGGAATACGCAGTAGTAAAATAGATAATGATATTGAAGATTAA